In a genomic window of Flavobacterium sp. KACC 22761:
- a CDS encoding regulatory protein RecX, with the protein MNSIYTPKEALQKLEHFCAYQERCHDEVVSKLYSLKMTADEIDSIVVQLIEGNFLNETRFACSFARGKHRMKSWGKIRITNELKLRNISSTNINLALKEISDEEYEITFNELSEKCWNSLQEKNMLKKRKKFCDYLLRRGYESNFVYEKVKKMELK; encoded by the coding sequence ATGAATTCAATTTATACACCAAAAGAAGCTTTACAAAAATTAGAACATTTTTGCGCTTATCAGGAACGCTGTCATGATGAAGTTGTTTCAAAATTATACAGCTTAAAAATGACAGCAGATGAAATTGATTCAATTGTAGTTCAACTTATTGAAGGGAATTTTTTGAATGAAACCCGATTTGCCTGTTCTTTTGCAAGAGGCAAACATCGCATGAAATCTTGGGGAAAAATCAGAATTACAAATGAGCTCAAACTTCGCAACATTTCTTCAACAAATATCAACTTGGCACTAAAAGAAATTTCAGATGAAGAATACGAAATTACTTTTAATGAACTTTCAGAAAAATGCTGGAACAGTCTCCAAGAAAAAAATATGCTAAAGAAAAGAAAAAAGTTCTGCGACTATCTTCTGCGTCGTGGTTACGAAAGCAATTTTGTTTATGAAAAAGTAAAAAAAATGGAACTAAAATAA
- a CDS encoding T9SS sorting signal type C domain-containing protein produces the protein MPRKLLLFVRSLFFNFSNSSKERSLNLSLRMLCLGMFFIVSFANATTYYSNASNAADNLNNWWVNTNGTGAHPSTFANTGDIFIIQNTHAMTSTAGWTVGGTVIIRNGGSLSITNNSVSVGNFTIDSGGSATINRPFTVTGITDISGTINLGSTSGTGRAMTFTGTVTLNVGAVWSEATTGNNGDNNAYSFGDNFTNNGTTLISGPGSHTFTGANKSLNGSTSTTFQNVAVTGSYTNNIGTLTISTALSGTGTLTNFSGKTLNIGGTVSITNFNNAGTASVSGSGAISTATANFINTGTLNLNGSGAITGITNNAGGTVNLANSGTIGTFNNATATSVLQITAASPAITTLTATTAGNTVNYNGTNQTVKATTYSNLILSNSGTKTFSATTTVSSTLSIATGVVANLGIGLTHSANKLTLGGGDTVTGSWGSTTSSATNQNNTFFAAVTGIINVSATNCALATFTMTGTSGGYCSTVAGTPLGLTGSEVGVNYQLYRGTTTVGSAISGTGGALSFGTFNTTGDYTVVATKPSTFCKLTFGPISIYNYSTPPTPTATVVNTTCPTSADGTITITNAVSPASLAFTSASDQSVDLGTQLLSNRAAFTIEGWVKFDRATAIAANRMSLFGQNDAVEMGFINGNLMCWSATAGQVDMSLSTYYPNDNGWHHIAVTADGTAGGIKMYVDGSMKVSGGSAVSNYGSSTYSTKFGWGTLDATGGGYTGEVFKLGFWNRALSTTEVANLSSGFVVYNGSQTGLLAGYSFNEGTGATVASVGSSAPSGALVNSPVWTDPYSYSWTSTPAGFTATTKNITGLTARTYNLVTSLKGCTNTGSWAVTSTNPAPTITTAGAVAACLSSSAQIGTMAYSNTTNNPTSYSIDWATIPDQNTTAFIFAAGGGNITNIAIPAGTAIGTYSGTMTITNGNGCTATQAVSLSVTAVPVGPVIAKSPNVATVCAGTTLTMTLTTAGTGGAGTSQDEYRYDTGSGFGSWSTAVPSFAAVAGINTIESRRTSTGTGCTTATGNTLNWTVTPTVGTPSAPSGSTTICQGSSPTAYTTLATNATSYTWSVSGTGNTISGTGTIGTVTWASGFSGTATVSVVANGCNGPSASASTIVTVTPTVGLPSTPSGSSTVCQGSSPTAYTTLATNATSYTWSVSGTGNTISGTGTAGTVTWASGFSGTATVSVVANGCNGPSASASTIVTVTPTVGLPSAPSGSSTVCQGSSPTAYTTLATNATSYTWSVSGTGNTISGTGTIGTVTWASGFSGTATVSVVANGCNGPSASASTIVTVTPTVGLPSAPSGSSTICQGSSPTAYTTLATNATSYTWSVSGTGNTISGTGTAGTVTWASGFSGTATVSVVANGCNGPSALVTSAITVTPTPTVSPITGGASTVCTTLTTPAFTNATSGGSWSIVNGTGTATINGSGVVTAGNAGDVTVVYTVTSGGCSNTATTTLTIKPNYPAPTVGTITRPLCSTNGGSVTLGGLPASGNLFIDNGSTVVSRTFTSSTPTIGQLQPGTYKFALDNGCTATYSAPVVILANTFTGGTSWTYGAPTSDDYVDFASDYTVTADVTYCSVTVSNTAKVIVDTKKTLTVERGVHVTSGSTLTFKDSSNLMQINTDNNLNTGSIKYERYAGKIRQADYVYWSTPVKNWTLAGVSPFSSGSKLFAYDGTKWVFTPRTTVMVAGKGYIIRGPDTYSNTTKTDFTGEFIGTPQNGTFTGEAMVGGQFYLLGNPYPSALNADKFINTNKTILDGTLYFWTHNTPVVLSGAYQYKTDDYAVYNLSGGTSTAAPSASNGSLDTPNVDPPSGYIGAGQAFFVGTFASGNVTYDNSMRLAGGLNGQFFKPGKTSKTATTEKNRVWLNMTNEGGAFKQLLVAYVEGATNSYDRLYDGRTFDGNQYLDFYSINDNQKLVIQGRGLPFTDIDEVPLGYRTTIAGDFTISIAQVDGSMTSQAIFIEDKKTGTIHDLTKSNFTFNTEIGTFGDRLVLKYTNKSLGAGDFENTEKGITVSVKDKAIKVLSSNETIKEVVIFDTAGKLLYDKKKVGSNELQISNLQSSNQVLLIDITLENGYKTTRKLIFQ, from the coding sequence ATGCCTCGAAAACTACTATTGTTTGTTCGTTCTTTATTTTTTAATTTTTCTAATTCTTCTAAAGAAAGATCTTTGAACCTGAGTTTGAGGATGCTTTGTTTGGGGATGTTTTTTATTGTTTCATTTGCGAATGCAACTACTTATTATAGTAATGCTAGTAATGCAGCAGATAACCTTAATAATTGGTGGGTAAATACAAACGGCACAGGAGCACATCCTTCTACTTTTGCAAATACAGGAGATATTTTTATTATCCAAAATACACATGCAATGACCAGTACTGCTGGCTGGACTGTAGGTGGTACTGTTATAATTAGGAATGGAGGTTCTCTTTCGATTACGAATAACTCAGTGAGTGTGGGTAATTTTACAATTGATTCGGGAGGAAGTGCAACAATTAATCGCCCATTTACTGTAACAGGAATTACGGATATTTCCGGAACAATAAACCTTGGATCAACAAGTGGGACTGGTAGGGCTATGACTTTTACTGGCACGGTAACGCTTAATGTTGGTGCTGTATGGTCTGAAGCAACTACTGGGAATAATGGTGATAATAATGCATATTCTTTTGGAGATAATTTTACCAATAATGGAACTACCCTTATCTCAGGTCCAGGGTCGCATACTTTTACTGGTGCTAATAAGTCGCTAAATGGCTCGACTTCAACTACATTTCAAAATGTTGCCGTTACAGGTTCATATACTAATAATATTGGAACTTTAACCATTTCGACGGCGCTTTCTGGAACTGGAACTCTGACAAATTTTTCTGGAAAAACACTTAACATCGGAGGAACTGTTTCGATAACAAATTTTAATAATGCAGGAACTGCGAGCGTAAGTGGATCAGGGGCAATTTCAACTGCAACTGCAAATTTTATAAATACAGGAACACTTAATCTTAATGGATCTGGTGCTATAACAGGAATTACTAATAATGCTGGTGGTACTGTTAATTTAGCTAATTCGGGTACTATAGGAACTTTTAATAATGCTACTGCGACCAGTGTACTGCAAATTACTGCAGCCTCACCTGCTATTACAACTCTTACAGCAACAACAGCTGGGAATACAGTTAATTATAATGGTACAAATCAAACAGTAAAAGCAACAACTTATAGTAATCTGATTTTGTCTAATTCAGGCACAAAAACATTTTCAGCAACGACTACAGTAAGCAGTACTTTATCTATTGCTACGGGGGTTGTGGCTAATTTAGGAATAGGATTAACTCATAGTGCTAATAAGCTTACTTTGGGAGGAGGAGATACTGTGACAGGATCATGGGGAAGTACAACTTCATCGGCAACTAATCAAAATAATACTTTTTTCGCCGCAGTAACTGGAATAATAAATGTAAGTGCTACAAATTGTGCATTAGCGACATTTACAATGACAGGTACTAGCGGAGGCTATTGTAGTACAGTTGCAGGAACTCCGCTTGGATTAACTGGTTCAGAGGTAGGCGTTAATTATCAATTATATAGAGGTACAACCACTGTAGGTTCGGCTATTTCAGGAACAGGAGGTGCGTTGAGTTTCGGTACATTTAATACTACTGGAGATTACACTGTTGTAGCAACAAAGCCATCGACTTTTTGTAAGCTTACTTTTGGGCCAATTTCTATTTATAATTATAGTACACCGCCTACACCTACAGCGACAGTGGTAAATACAACATGTCCAACATCTGCTGATGGAACCATAACAATTACAAATGCAGTATCACCGGCGTCATTAGCTTTTACAAGTGCCAGTGATCAATCTGTTGATTTGGGAACGCAATTACTTTCAAATAGAGCAGCCTTTACAATTGAAGGTTGGGTTAAATTTGATCGCGCAACTGCTATAGCAGCAAACAGAATGTCCCTTTTTGGACAAAATGATGCTGTAGAGATGGGTTTTATAAATGGAAACTTAATGTGTTGGTCAGCTACTGCAGGTCAGGTTGATATGTCATTAAGTACCTATTATCCAAACGATAATGGCTGGCATCATATTGCAGTAACGGCCGACGGAACAGCTGGCGGAATAAAAATGTATGTCGATGGTTCCATGAAGGTTTCAGGTGGAAGTGCCGTTTCAAATTATGGGTCAAGTACTTATAGTACAAAATTCGGTTGGGGAACACTAGATGCTACTGGTGGGGGGTATACAGGTGAAGTTTTTAAATTAGGATTTTGGAATAGGGCGCTTTCCACAACAGAGGTTGCTAATCTATCATCAGGTTTTGTAGTTTACAATGGATCTCAAACAGGATTATTAGCAGGTTATAGTTTTAATGAAGGTACAGGAGCAACAGTTGCTTCTGTAGGAAGTTCAGCGCCTTCAGGAGCTCTTGTCAACTCTCCGGTTTGGACCGATCCGTACTCTTATTCTTGGACTTCTACTCCGGCAGGTTTTACTGCAACAACTAAAAATATAACTGGCTTAACAGCTAGAACTTATAATTTGGTAACTTCATTAAAAGGTTGTACCAATACAGGGTCATGGGCTGTAACATCAACAAATCCGGCTCCAACAATAACAACAGCAGGAGCTGTGGCAGCTTGTTTGAGTTCAAGTGCTCAAATTGGAACTATGGCTTATTCAAATACAACTAACAACCCTACAAGCTATAGTATTGATTGGGCTACGATTCCTGATCAAAATACAACAGCATTTATATTTGCAGCAGGAGGCGGTAATATAACTAATATTGCAATTCCTGCGGGTACCGCTATTGGAACATATTCAGGAACAATGACAATTACAAATGGAAATGGATGTACAGCAACACAGGCAGTTTCGCTTTCAGTGACTGCGGTACCAGTAGGGCCAGTAATTGCGAAGAGTCCAAATGTGGCTACAGTCTGTGCTGGCACAACCCTGACAATGACCCTTACTACTGCCGGGACTGGAGGTGCGGGAACATCCCAGGATGAGTACCGTTATGATACTGGATCAGGTTTTGGTTCTTGGAGTACTGCAGTCCCAAGTTTTGCAGCAGTAGCCGGAATCAACACAATAGAATCAAGAAGAACATCGACAGGAACCGGCTGTACAACAGCCACAGGAAATACATTGAATTGGACGGTTACCCCGACAGTTGGTACGCCAAGCGCTCCATCGGGTTCAACGACTATCTGCCAGGGAAGCTCTCCGACGGCTTATACGACATTAGCGACTAACGCAACTTCATACACTTGGAGCGTCAGCGGAACCGGGAACACGATTTCGGGTACTGGAACAATAGGAACTGTCACTTGGGCATCCGGTTTTTCAGGAACTGCTACGGTGAGCGTTGTGGCAAACGGCTGCAACGGCCCGTCAGCATCGGCATCAACAATAGTTACGGTTACTCCGACAGTTGGATTGCCGAGCACACCGTCAGGTTCTTCGACGGTCTGCCAGGGAAGCTCTCCGACGGCTTATACGACATTAGCGACTAACGCAACTTCATATACCTGGAGCGTCAGCGGAACCGGGAACACGATTTCGGGTACTGGAACAGCAGGAACTGTCACTTGGGCATCCGGTTTTTCAGGAACTGCTACAGTGAGCGTTGTGGCAAACGGCTGCAACGGCCCGTCAGCATCGGCATCAACAATAGTTACGGTTACTCCGACAGTTGGATTGCCGAGCGCACCGTCAGGTTCTTCGACGGTCTGCCAGGGAAGCTCTCCGACGGCTTATACGACGTTAGCGACTAACGCAACTTCATACACTTGGAGCGTCAGCGGAACCGGGAACACGATTTCGGGTACTGGAACAATAGGAACTGTCACTTGGGCATCCGGTTTTTCAGGAACTGCTACGGTGAGCGTTGTGGCAAACGGCTGCAACGGTCCGTCAGCATCGGCATCAACAATAGTTACGGTTACTCCGACAGTTGGATTGCCGAGCGCACCGTCAGGTTCTTCGACTATCTGTCAGGGAAGCTCTCCGACGGCTTATACGACGTTAGCGACTAACGCAACTTCATACACTTGGAGCGTCAGCGGAACCGGGAACACGATTTCGGGTACTGGAACAGCAGGAACTGTCACTTGGGCATCCGGTTTTTCAGGAACTGCTACGGTGAGCGTTGTGGCAAACGGCTGCAACGGCCCGTCAGCATTGGTAACTAGCGCGATTACCGTGACCCCAACTCCAACAGTATCCCCAATCACAGGGGGAGCATCAACAGTATGTACAACATTAACAACGCCAGCCTTTACAAATGCCACAAGTGGAGGGTCATGGTCAATTGTTAACGGTACAGGAACAGCAACGATCAATGGATCGGGAGTTGTTACAGCTGGTAATGCAGGAGATGTAACGGTTGTGTATACGGTTACAAGCGGAGGCTGTTCAAATACAGCAACTACTACTTTAACAATTAAGCCAAATTATCCTGCGCCAACCGTTGGCACAATTACACGGCCACTATGTTCAACAAATGGAGGAAGTGTAACACTAGGCGGTTTGCCAGCATCAGGAAATTTATTTATAGATAATGGTAGTACAGTTGTTAGTAGAACTTTTACTTCGAGTACACCAACGATAGGTCAATTACAGCCAGGAACATATAAATTTGCTTTAGATAATGGTTGTACAGCAACCTATTCAGCACCAGTAGTAATACTTGCTAATACATTCACTGGAGGCACTTCATGGACATATGGAGCTCCAACATCTGATGATTATGTAGATTTTGCGAGCGATTATACAGTAACGGCAGATGTAACGTATTGTTCAGTGACAGTAAGTAATACTGCAAAAGTAATTGTAGATACTAAAAAAACATTGACTGTCGAGCGTGGCGTGCATGTGACTTCGGGAAGTACTTTAACGTTTAAGGATAGCTCAAATTTAATGCAGATTAACACAGACAATAATTTAAACACAGGAAGTATTAAGTATGAACGTTACGCAGGTAAAATCCGTCAAGCTGATTACGTGTATTGGTCAACGCCGGTTAAAAATTGGACTTTAGCAGGAGTTTCTCCATTTTCAAGTGGATCGAAATTATTTGCATATGATGGAACTAAATGGGTATTTACACCAAGGACTACCGTTATGGTTGCTGGTAAAGGATACATTATTCGTGGACCTGATACGTACTCAAATACAACCAAAACTGATTTTACAGGTGAGTTTATCGGCACGCCACAAAATGGTACTTTTACTGGTGAAGCAATGGTTGGAGGACAATTTTACTTATTAGGAAATCCTTACCCTTCAGCGTTGAATGCTGATAAGTTTATTAATACAAACAAAACAATATTAGATGGGACATTGTATTTTTGGACACATAATACTCCAGTAGTTTTGAGCGGTGCTTATCAATATAAAACAGATGATTATGCAGTTTATAATTTGAGTGGTGGTACATCAACAGCGGCACCATCAGCTTCTAATGGTTCACTTGACACGCCTAATGTTGATCCGCCAAGCGGTTATATTGGTGCGGGCCAAGCTTTCTTCGTAGGAACTTTTGCTTCTGGAAATGTAACGTATGATAATTCAATGCGATTAGCGGGTGGTTTAAATGGTCAGTTCTTTAAACCAGGAAAAACTTCAAAAACGGCAACAACTGAAAAAAATCGTGTTTGGTTGAATATGACTAACGAAGGAGGAGCTTTCAAACAATTATTAGTGGCTTATGTTGAAGGCGCAACTAATAGTTATGATAGACTATATGATGGAAGAACGTTTGATGGAAATCAATATTTAGATTTTTACAGTATTAATGATAATCAGAAATTAGTTATTCAAGGACGTGGCTTGCCATTTACTGATATTGATGAAGTGCCATTAGGCTATCGTACAACAATTGCTGGAGATTTTACAATTTCAATTGCTCAAGTTGATGGAAGCATGACTTCTCAAGCCATTTTTATTGAAGATAAAAAGACTGGAACAATCCATGATTTGACCAAGAGTAACTTTACTTTCAATACCGAAATTGGAACTTTTGGAGATCGACTTGTCCTTAAATACACCAATAAATCTTTAGGAGCTGGTGATTTTGAAAATACTGAAAAAGGCATTACAGTTTCTGTTAAAGATAAAGCGATTAAGGTATTGTCTTCAAATGAAACAATCAAAGAGGTTGTCATTTTCGATACAGCAGGAAAACTGCTTTATGATAAAAAGAAAGTAGGTTCAAATGAATTACAAATTTCAAACTTACAATCGAGCAATCAAGTTTTATTAATTGATATCACTCTTGAAAACGGATACAAAACAACCAGAAAATTAATTTTTCAATAA